A region of the Procambarus clarkii isolate CNS0578487 chromosome 29, FALCON_Pclarkii_2.0, whole genome shotgun sequence genome:
TGCTGCCAGGTCAGTCTGAGCCAGTCAACAGTGAGTCGGTCAGTTCCCGCCTCCTGTTCCCCCACCCTTGGCGTCAAGGGACAGGTTGAAACAAATGAATTATCCATTTTTGCTATTTTTTTAATACGCTAGCAAATAATTATGTAATGTCCTAtgttcatatataatatatatctacaggGTTGTCCACGGAATTTGCGTTGGGGCGACGTTCGTATCAGCGAGCACCTATATTATCGAGCTGCCAGACACGGCCATCCGAGGAGCCCTGGCCACCATCCCCAGTATAGCCCTTAGTCTGGGCTACACCCTCACCGCCGCCCTGGGTCTGGTCCTGCGCTGGTTCGAGATAGCGTTTGTAGGTTTAGCTGTCATCGCATTGCACACGACAATAATGGTATTCCTGCCTGAGAGTCCGTCCTTTTTAGCCATCAAGGGACAGAGGATAAAGGCTAAGAAAATCTTGCTGAAACTTCGAGGTCCGAGCGCCAACGTAGACGAAGAACTGCAAAATCTCTGCGATGAAAACAAAGATACTGAGAAAGAACCTTTCATCAAAGTCCTTCAGGATTCTTACATTTTAAAGTCGCTTGGAATTGTGATTACACTGTTCTTCGTCCAAAACTTCTGCGGTCTGATGGTGTTTTACGTGAACATGACGCGCATTTTCCTGGAGGCAGGGTCGACCCTGAGCGAACATGTGGCCAGCATCCTGGTGTTTCTGGTCCAAGCAGCGGGCACCGTCCTTGCTTGCATCTACCTGGACCGCTTCGGCCGCCGGGCATGTATGGTGGCCTCCTTAGCAGTCATGACGTTATGCCTGCTCGTCATGGGAACTTATCACCACTTTAAAGATGCTGTTGAGACAGGAATCGACTCAGCAACAGCGAACACAACAATGCTTGTTGCTGAAGACATCATGGAAAATTGGTAGGAAGAGCAACACTTAATTAATACAAAATACGCACCCAACAGGGCCATATATTGCACTTTTAGGTATGTTTTTTGTATGAGCAGTAGCGCCATCACTCATTAATTTTATAATATGATGTTCAATGTCTTATGTTAAAAATAGAACATAATTTCCAGTCTAggtgtcttttatatagttggttTGAGCCTGCTATTCGTTGCCAGGTCCGCCACCACGACCTCGTCCTTCAGCTGGGTGCCGCTGGCCTGCCTCATGCTGTATATGTTCGCCTCCAGCTGCGGTGTCGGCCCCGTACCCTCGCTACTCAACGCCGAGTACTTCCCTACAGCAGTTCGAGCGCAGGTACTGCCCTTAAAGTCTTTAATCTTAGAGTAAATCAAGCTTCAGAATAGATTTCAACAGCCATATATTTCTGACGCAAGGAAGTTCATCAGTACATATTGTGTCGACATTATCTGCAATTAAACCTGAAGTTGATGTTTATCTTATGAGTTAAGCAGTTTtttaagtttagttcatttataatgcaccacatacccatcttgtaggtggtagagggaaagggttacagaggcacataatgggctcaggaactgaaccccacgaTTTATGTAgcgaagcaagttacaatcttgatgagctagttacaaaatttaatacacatcgtcacatcaacaatgggttagaGACCAAccccaagtacagtttctaaataagcaactgacatgtgtggagagctagtgtcactagctcctgcacaccgccccccccccccccatccagggaACAGCAGTGGATAAGTTGCTACAACGGCTGATCTTTAATTTGTTTCTTGGGTGGTAAAGGGAGGGACTAAAATTGGAAAGGGGGTAATctttatgcagacgatgagtcacaataacgtggctgaagtatgttgaccagaccacacactaaaaggtgaagggacgacgacgtttcggttcgtcctggaccattctcaagtcgattgtgtgagtaATCTTtcgcggtgcaggaaagtgccgttgttgtctctTGGTACTAATTATAAATCTAATACATTCTGAATTCAGTTTCAGTTTTAGGAAGATACTAGGCATGTATTTATTGTGCAAATAATTTAACATTAACATTGTTCTCAATATTTAAACATAATTTAACAATTTAAAATAGCTCGAAGTTATATATTCATTTAGATTTGTTTCCAGGTACCGTATCTTAATAATATTCCACTTAAtaacattaaaaaaacaaaatagcatccaacacacacacagttgtctgTGATGTTGCAGCTGTCTGGCTTATGTATGGTGGTGGGCAGCGTCATCAACTTCGCTGCCCTCCAGCTCTTCACACCCATGCAGGTCGCCCTCACCTCCGCCGGCCTCTACTGGTTCTACGCAGCCGTCTCCGTCGGTGGCATTGTGTTCACCTTCGCCTGCGTCAGAGAGACCAAGGGCAGAGCTCTTGGTTGAAGCTCATCTCCTGGCTTGGTGTGAGGTCGAAGGAACGTTTCTCATAAGACAtctgtaacttttttttttaatgagttGAGCTTATCTAATATAACTATTTTATTGTTATGCTAAATGAATCACCAGTTAATTCTATACGCATCCTGAGTTTGGATTGTGCAGTTTGTGCCAAAGCATTTGCATTTTgtctttttatttttatataatatagaAAATGATTATAGCTTGTTGAACATGAAGGCCAGTAATAAATTGCAAAACCTATTTGGTGAAGAATTAGTACTGTTTAATAACTTCATAAAATGGGTCAATAACCGCTATCTTTACTTTGGTCAGTTAACTAATATTTTTCTgctgttatatatataattggtgtcAAGAGTCAAGTCACACATATGGTTGGTGTGAAGGCCAGACATATATGGTTGGTGTAAAGGCCAGATATATATGGTTGGTGTAAAGGCCAGATATATATGGTT
Encoded here:
- the LOC123746967 gene encoding facilitated trehalose transporter Tret1 isoform X2; translation: MAPGEAASEALTGGQDVLPEEPAGDRRRRLVMQVAMVSGASVAHLGLAVVAAWPNPAVPDLQRHNTTIYDTAITLTSWQLDMLGSILAVGNLPGTWFWGWLVATIGRKKSMMLLLVPYTLAWLLLALAVNPTMMLAARVVHGICVGATFVSASTYIIELPDTAIRGALATIPSIALSLGYTLTAALGLVLRWFEIAFVGLAVIALHTTIMVFLPESPSFLAIKGQRIKAKKILLKLRGPSANVDEELQNLCDENKDTEKEPFIKVLQDSYILKSLGIVITLFFVQNFCGLMVFYVNMTRIFLEAGSTLSEHVASILVFLVQAAGTVLACIYLDRFGRRACMVASLAVMTLCLLVMGTYHHFKDAVETGIDSATANTTMLVAEDIMENWSATTTSSFSWVPLACLMLYMFASSCGVGPVPSLLNAEYFPTAVRAQLSGLCMVVGSVINFAALQLFTPMQVALTSAGLYWFYAAVSVGGIVFTFACVRETKGRALG
- the LOC123746967 gene encoding facilitated trehalose transporter Tret1 isoform X1 — its product is MAPGEAASEALTVFLPTGGQDVLPEEPAGDRRRRLVMQVAMVSGASVAHLGLAVVAAWPNPAVPDLQRHNTTIYDTAITLTSWQLDMLGSILAVGNLPGTWFWGWLVATIGRKKSMMLLLVPYTLAWLLLALAVNPTMMLAARVVHGICVGATFVSASTYIIELPDTAIRGALATIPSIALSLGYTLTAALGLVLRWFEIAFVGLAVIALHTTIMVFLPESPSFLAIKGQRIKAKKILLKLRGPSANVDEELQNLCDENKDTEKEPFIKVLQDSYILKSLGIVITLFFVQNFCGLMVFYVNMTRIFLEAGSTLSEHVASILVFLVQAAGTVLACIYLDRFGRRACMVASLAVMTLCLLVMGTYHHFKDAVETGIDSATANTTMLVAEDIMENWSATTTSSFSWVPLACLMLYMFASSCGVGPVPSLLNAEYFPTAVRAQLSGLCMVVGSVINFAALQLFTPMQVALTSAGLYWFYAAVSVGGIVFTFACVRETKGRALG